Proteins from a genomic interval of Prevotella sp. E13-27:
- a CDS encoding smalltalk protein, whose protein sequence is MKNETWKFILQTLAAILTAIATSLGVQSCM, encoded by the coding sequence ATGAAGAACGAAACGTGGAAATTTATTTTGCAGACACTCGCGGCAATACTCACCGCGATAGCAACAAGCCTCGGAGTGCAGAGTTGTATGTAG